In Nicotiana tabacum cultivar K326 chromosome 19, ASM71507v2, whole genome shotgun sequence, one DNA window encodes the following:
- the LOC107812253 gene encoding uncharacterized protein LOC107812253, producing MAGGRFRELLKKYGKVALGVHFSVSAASITGLYVAVKNNVDVESMLEKVGMPGLSKKDAGGDEIPKISSQNPQVISADGFVTEEPFHQDGVSPPPPPPPKQRNRTAELAASSGGALAVALLLNKALFPVRVPITLGLTPPIARFLARRRIINNSV from the coding sequence ATGGCAGGAGGCCGATTCAGAGAGCTATTGAAGAAATATGGAAAGGTAGCATTGGGCGTACACTTCTCAGTTTCAGCTGCTTCAATTACTGGCCTTTATGTTGCAGTCAAAAACAATGTCGACGTTGAATCTATGCTCGAAAAAGTCGGCATGCCTGGTCTATCCAAAAAAGACGCAGGAGGTGATGAAATTCCTAAAATATCCTCGCAAAACCCTCAAGTGATCTCAGCTGACGGTTTCGTTACTGAAGAACCCTTTCATCAGGACGGCGTgtcgccgccgccgccgccgcctcCAAAGCAGAGGAATCGTACTGCCGAGCTGGCGGCGTCAAGTGGCGGCGCGCTTGCTGTGGCGTTGCTTCTCAATAAGGCTCTGTTCCCTGTTAGGGTTCCGATAACTCTAGGTCTTACGCCGCCGATCGCTAGGTTTCTTGCAAGGCGGAGAATTATCAACAATAGCGTATGA
- the LOC107812246 gene encoding uncharacterized protein LOC107812246: MIVCVAVVGHQNNPLYIQSFTEADDALKLHHIVHCSLDVVDERVNNPKKSSSTLNETFLGLLYPTENYKVYGYLTNTKVKLILVTTDLDVRDADVRNFFRKFHAAYVDAVSNPFHVPGKKITSRTFAERVSTIVKSFGLSSAG; this comes from the exons ATGATCGTTTGCGTCGCCGTCGTCGGTCACCAG AACAATCCGCTTTATATACAGAGCTTCACTGAAGCGGATGATGCCCTAAAGCTTCATCACATTGTTCATTGCTCCCTTGATGTTGTCGATGAAAGAG TGAACAATCCAAAAAAATCCAGCTCCACCCTAAACGAGACATTTCTTGGCCTGCTATATCCAACTGAAAACTACAAAGT GTATGGTTATTTGACTAATACAAAGGTGAAACTCATATTGGTCACAACAGATCTTGATGTTCGAGATGCAGATGTGAGAAAT TTTTTCAGGAAATTTCATGCCGCATATGTTGATGCTGTGTCAAATCCATTTCATGTTCCTGGCAAGAAGATAACATCCAGAACTTTTGCTGAAAGGGTTAGCACTATCGTCAAGTCTTTTGGTTTGAGTTCAGCAGGTTGA
- the LOC107767363 gene encoding probable 26S proteasome non-ATPase regulatory subunit 3 (The RefSeq protein has 1 substitution compared to this genomic sequence) — protein sequence MTQDVEMKEQAAPPSNSLSSTAPSIFHHLKEIASLIETGAYAREVRRISRAVRLTMALRKKLKASSLSAFLNYVLVPGSEVHSRLSSFLPKEDEQDMEVDTATSGAQAPIKNPLPELEIYCYLLVLIFLIDQKKYNEAKACSSASIARLKTVNRRTVDVLASRLYFYYSLCYELTGDLAEIRGYLLALHRIATLRHDELGQETLLNLLLRNYLHYNLYDQAEKLRSKAPRFEAHSNQQFSRYLFYLGKIRTIQLEYTDAKESLLQAARKAPQAALGFRVQCNKWAIIVRLLLGEIPERTVFMQKGMEKALRPYFELTNAVRIGDLELFRKVAEKFSSTFSSDGTNNLIVRLRHNVIRTGLRNISISYSRISLVDVAKKLRLDSPNPVADAESIVSKAIRDGAIDATLDHANGWMVSKETGDIYSTNEPQIAFNSRIAFCLNMHNEAVRALRFPPNSHKEKESAEKRRERQQQEQELAKHIAEEDDDDF from the exons ATGACTCAAGACGTGGAGATGAAGGAGCAAGCAGCTCCTCCTTCCAATTCTCTTTCATCCACTGCCCCTTCCATCTTCCACC ATTTGAAAGAGATAGCATCGTTGATTGAGACTGGGGCATATGCTCGTGAGGTTCGGAGGATTTCGAGAGCCGTGAGGCTGACTATGGCACTGAGGAAGAAGCTAAAGGCTTCTTCACTATCTGCTTTCCTCAATTATGTTCTAGTGCCTGGATCTGAGGTGTATTCCCGGCTATCTTCCTTCCTACCCAAG GAAGACGAGCAGGATATGGAAGTTGATACTGCAACATCTGGAGCTCAGGCACCGATTAAGAATCCTTTGCCAGAGCTTGAGATCTATTGCTACTTGCTTGTATTGATATTTCTAATCGACCAGAAGAAATACAATGAG GCTAAGGCTTGCTCCTCAGCAAGTATTGCTCGTCTGAAAACTGTCAACAGGAGGACTGTTGATGTACTAGCTTCTAGGCTTTACTTCTACTACTCTCTGTGTTATGAACTTACTGGTGATCTTGCCGAAATTCGAGGGT ATCTCCTTGCATTGCATCGGATTGCAACATTACGCCATGATGAGTTGGGTCAG GAAACACTCCTTAATCTGCTGCTGCGGAATTATCTTCACTACAACTTGTACGATCAAGCAGAGAAATTGAGGTCAAAGGCCCCCCGTTTTGAAGCTCATTCAAATCAGCAG TTCAGCCGATACCTCTTTTACCTTGGAAAGATCAGGACAATCCAGTTGGAATACACTGATGCTAAAGAATCTCTTCTTCAAGCTGCTCGTAAAGCTCCTCAGGCTGCTCTTGGTTTCCGAGTTCAATGCAATAAATGGGCTATTATTGTCCGGTTATTGCTTGGAGAGATTCCAGAAAGGACTGTTTTTATGCAGAAAGGCATGGAGAAAGCATTAAGGCCATACTTTGAGCTGACAAAT GCTGTTCGCATAGGAGATCTGGAGTTATTTAGGAAAGTTGCTGAGAAGTTCTCCAGCACTTTTAGTTCAGATGGAACTAACAATTTGATTGTGAGACTCCGGCATAATGTCATTAGGACTGGGCTACGAAACATCAGTATCTCATACTCTCGGATCTCGCTGGTTGATGTTGCAAAAAAGCTGAGGTTGGATTCTCCAAACCCTGTTGCTGATGCTGAGAGTATCGTGTCCAAAGCAATTCGAGATGGTGCAATTGATGCGACGTTGGATCATGCGAATGGATGGATGGTATCGAAGGAGACTGGGGACATCTACTCTACAAATGAGCCTCAAATTGCTTTTAACTCAAGAATTGCCTTCTGTCTGAATATGCATAATGAGGCTGTGCGTGCTCTTCGATTTCCTCCAAATTCCCACAAGGAGAAAGAAAGTGCTGAGAAGAGGAGAGAGAGACAACAGCAAGAACAAGAGCTTGCTAAGCACATAGCTGAAGAGGATGATGATGATTTCTGA
- the LOC107812248 gene encoding putative ubiquitin-conjugating enzyme E2 23 — MEAGQHHDTSRNAEPITNANERSNLIQGESLANVASSDTEVRSECRPEEILRNLQNVSYIYRQDVVKSKTDGKIGIVTEVAGDSDSDSSLTDDDDEDEDEDEDEDEDDGDEEEEENDGGGGDNGDSNSEGDRDNNENAEETADGNKDCSNNKSGPLTADHVRVLWMDESESTESIDNVVVIDRGFLHGDYVAAASDPTGQVGLVVDIDISVDLLSHDGSIFKNVSSKELKRVRDFTVGDYVVLGPWLGRIDDVFDNVTVMFDDGSVCKVMKADPLRLKPVGRSGLEDGHFPYYPGQRVKASSSSVFKNSRWLSGSWKANRVEGTVTKVTVGSVFIYWIASAGHGPDSSTAPAEEQNPKNLKLLSCFSHAIWQLGDWCLLPSLPISSSLALDKQLSKLQLCDSTKTVSESSQSLTDCDSKVVNLEESTGNSESLDIHLESSENENVTSETLEHDSLAESSTCANSSSVSKESGTESWPLHRKKIRKVVIRRDKKARKKEENFERALLIVNARTSVDVAWQDGIIEKGLESTSLIPIESPGDHEFVAEQYVVEKAADDADDPNDVRRVGVVKSVNAKERTAYVRWLKLVTRAEDPKEFDKEEVVSVYELEGHPDYDYCYGDVVIRLLPVSLPAKVGSVVKSAEESEHLLVPTEAKEDKQQHSRCNEAEAAPSDDPCSEFSDLSWVGNITGLRNGDIEVTWADGMISMVGPQAIYVVDRDDDESIAGGSEVGDDAASWETIEDNERETLETAEEELGTTNTTDISIEDEDSAMATETSGRNGALAIPLAALGFVTRLASGIFSRSRKQTDSSSLDSRSEDEEREGALARIYTGDESWSGDLDNSPRLPAAGNGEEHDTMEVTELDIVEANLKPGIGNSSDQHDNQMYSFKRFDITTDPYDHHFLGASGQNNAGRKWLKKVQQDWNILQNNLPDGIYVRVYEDHMDLLRAVIVGAYGTPYQDGLFFFDFHLPPEYPDVPPSAYYHSGGWRINPNLYEEGKVCLSLLNTWTGRGNEVWDPSSSSILQVLVSLQGLVLNSRPYFNEAGYDKQIGTAEGEKNSLSYNENTFLLNCKTMMYLMRRPPKDFEELIREHFRMRGYYILKACDTYMKGFLIGSLRKDASNSSNSANSNSVGFKLMMAKIVPKLFLALNEIGVECEEFKHLQQL; from the exons ATGGAAGCTGGCCAACATCATGATACTTCCCGTAATGCTGAGCCCATCACAAATGCAAATGAACGTAGCAATTTGATACAAGGTGAATCTTTAGCAAATGTGGCAAGTTCTGATACAGAAGTTAGATCCGAATGCAGGCCAGAAGAGATACTCCGGAACTTACAGAATGTCTCCTATATATACAGACAAGATGTTGTGAAAAGCAAAACTGATGGTAAGATTGGGATTGTGACCGAAGTTGCTGGTGACTCAGATTCAGATAGCAGCTTAACTGATGATGACGACGAGGATGAGGATGAGGATGAGGATGAGGATGAGGATGATggagacgaagaagaagaagaaaatgatggtggtggtggtgacAATGGTGATTCCAACTCGGAAGGCGATAGGGATAACAATGAAAATGCTGAGGAAACTGCTGATGGGAACAAAGACTGTAGTAACAATAAGAGTGGTCCTCTTACTGCAGACCATGTTCGAGTCCTGTGGATGGATGAGTCTGAGTCAACAGAGAGTATTGATAATGTCGTTGTTATTGACAGAGGATTTCTGCATGGTGATTATGTCGCTGCAGCTTCTGATCCAACAGGTCAAGTAGGACTGGTGGTTGATATCGATATATCTGTTGATTTGTTATCGCATGATGGATCTATTTTTAAAAATGTCTCATCTAAGGAGTTGAAACGGGTTAGAGATTTTACAGTTGGCGATTATGTTGTCCTTGGCCCTTGGTTGGGTAGGATTGATGATGTTTTTGATAATGTCACTGTGATGTTTGATGATGGTTCTGTTTGTAAAGTTATGAAGGCTGACCCCTTACGCCTTAAACCAGTTGGTAGGAGTGGCCTTGAAGATGGACATTTTCCTTATTATCCTGGTCAGCGTGTAAAAGCAAGCTCATCATCAGTTTTCAAGAACTCCAGGTGGTTATCGGGCTCGTGGAAAGCAAATAGGGTAGAAGGTACAGTAACTAAAGTTACTGTTGGTTCTGTTTTCATCTATTGGATTGCATCAGCTGGACATGGGCCCGATTCGTCCACTGCTCCAGCTGAAGAACAGAACCCAAAAAACTTAAAACTGTTGTCTTGCTTTTCTCATGCAATCTGGCAACTAGGAGACTGGTGTCTTCTTCCTTCACTTCCAATATCATCATCTCTTGCCTTGGACAAGCAATTGTCGAAATTACAACTTTGTGACTCCACCAAAACTGTTTCAGAATCTTCTCAATCTCTAACAGATTGTGATTCCAAAGTTGTCAATTTGGAGGAGTCAACCGGGAATAGTGAATCTTTGGATATTCATCTGGAATCTTCCGAGAATGAGAATGTCACTTCTGAAACTTTAGAGCATGATTCCCTTGCAGAGTCAAGTACATGTGCTAATTCATCGTCAGTTTCCAAGGAATCAGGCACAGAGTCATGGCCACTTCATCGTAAAAAGATCCGCAAAGTTGTGATTAGGAGGGATAAAAAGGCTCGTAAGaaagaggaaaattttgaaagaGCTCTTCTAATTGTGAATGCTAGAACTTCTGTTGACGTTGCATGGCAGGATGGAATAATAGAAAAAGGTTTGGAATCTACATCCTTGATCCCTATTGAAAGCCCAGGAGATCATGAATTTGTTGCTGAACAGTATGTGGTAGAGAAAGCTGCTGATGATGCTGATGATCCTAATGATGTTAGACGTGTTGGGGTTGTGAAAAGTGTTAATGCAAAGGAACGGACAGCTTATGTGAGGTGGTTAAAGCTAGTTACAAGGGCAGAGGACCCCAAGGAGTTTGACAAAGAGGAGGTAGTCAGTGTATATGAACTGGAGGGGCATCCTGACTATGACTATTGTTACGGTGACGTTGTTATTCGCTTGTTACCTGTTTCTCTACCAGCAAAAGTAGGTTCTGTGGTGAAATCTGCAGAAGAATCAGAACATTTGTTGGTTCCAACTGAAGCCAAAGAAGACAAGCAACAACATTCAAGATGCAATGAAGCAGAAGCCGCTCCAAGTGATGATCCTTGTTCCGAATTTTCGGATCTCTCTTGGGTTGGGAATATCACTGGCCTCAGAAATGGGGACATCGAAGTCACGTGGGCTGATGGGATGATATCCATG GTTGGGCCTCAAGCAATTTATGTTGTTGATCGTGATGATGATGAGTCTATCGCAGGCGGAAGTGAAGTTGGTGATGATGCAGCTAGCTGGGAAACAATTGAAGATAATGAAAGGGAGACCCTTGAGACTGCAGAAGAG GAACTTGGAACAACAAATACTACGGACATCAGTATTGAAGATGAAGACAGTGCCATGGCCACTGAAACTTCAGGAAGGAATGGGGCTCTGGCTATTCCCCTGGCTGCACTAGGATTTGTGACCAGGCTGGCCTCTGGAATATTTTCTAGGAGCCGCAAACAGACTGATTCTTCAAGCTTAGATTCCAGAAGTGAAGATGAAGAAAGGGAGGGAGCATTGGCAAGAATATATACCGGTGATGAATCATGGTCTGGAGACCTTGATAATTCTCCAAGGCTACCTGCTGCAGGAAATGGAGAAGAACATGACACTATGGAAGTCACCGAGTTGGACATCGTTGAAGCTAACTTGAAGCCAGGAATAGGAAATTCCTCAGATCAACATGATAACCAAATGTATAGTTTTAAACGCTTTGATATCACCACAGATCCTTATGATCATCATTTTCTTGGTGCAAGTGGCCAG AATAATGCTGGGAGGAAGTGGCTTAAGAAAGTTCAACAAGATTGGAACATACTTCAAAATAACCTGCCAG ATGGAATATATGTACGTGTTTATGAAGATCACATGGATCTTCTAAGGGCAGTGATTGTTGGAGCATATGGGACCCCTTACCAAGATGGTTtattcttctttgatttccaCCTTCCACCCGAGTACCCTGATGTTCCACCA TCAGCATATTATCATTCTGGTGGCTGGCGGATAAATCCAAACTTGTACGAGGAAGGGAAAGTTTGTCTCAGCCTTTTAAATACTTGGACAGGCAGAGGGAATGAGGTCTGGGATCCTTCATCGTCGAGTATACTTCAAGTCCTAGTTTCACTTCAAGGGCTAGTTTTGAATTCCAGGCCATATTTCAATGAAGCTGGTTATGACAAGCAGATTGGGACAGCTGAAGGAGAAAAGAATTCGCTATCCTACAACGAAAATACCTTCTTATTAAACTGTAAGACGATGATGTATCTGATGAGGAGGCCCCCTAAG GATTTTGAAGAGCTTATCAGAGAGCACTTTAGGATGCGTGGTTATTACATCCTCAAGGCATGTGACACGTACATGAAAGGATTCCTTATTGGCTCTCTTAGAAAGGATGCGTCCAATAGCAGTAACAGTGCTAATTCAAATTCAGTTGGTTTCAAGCTAATGATGGCTAAGATTGTACCAAAACTTTTCTTGGCTCTGAATGAAATTGGAGTGGAGTGCGAGGAGTTCAAGCATCTCCAGCAATTGTAG
- the LOC107767363 gene encoding putative 26S proteasome non-ATPase regulatory subunit 3 isoform X1, which produces MTQDVEMKEQAAPPSNSLSSTAPSIFHHLKEIASLIETGAYAREVRRISRAVRLTMALRKKLKASSLSAFLNYVLVPGSEVYSRLSSFLPKEDEQDMEVDTATSGAQAPIKNPLPELEIYCYLLVLIFLIDQKKYNEAKACSSASIARLKTVNRRTVDVLASRLYFYYSLCYELTGDLAEIRGNLLALHRIATLRHDELGQETLLNLLLRNYLHYNLYDQAEKLRSKAPRFEAHSNQQFSRYLFYLGKIRTIQLEYTDAKESLLQAARKAPQAALGFRVQCNKWAIIVRLLLGEIPERTVFMQKGMEKALRPYFELTNAVRIGDLELFRKVAEKFSSTFSSDGTNNLIVRLRHNVIRTGLRNISISYSRISLVDVAKKLRLDSPNPVADAESIVSKAIRDGAIDATLDHANGWMVSKETGDIYSTNEPQIAFNSRIAFCLNMHNEAVRALRFPPNSHKEKESAEKRRERQQQEQELAKHIAEEDDDDF; this is translated from the exons ATGACTCAAGACGTGGAGATGAAGGAGCAAGCAGCTCCTCCTTCCAATTCTCTTTCATCCACTGCCCCTTCCATCTTCCACC ATTTGAAAGAGATAGCATCGTTGATTGAGACTGGGGCATATGCTCGTGAGGTTCGGAGGATTTCGAGAGCCGTGAGGCTGACTATGGCACTGAGGAAGAAGCTAAAGGCTTCTTCACTATCTGCTTTCCTCAATTATGTTCTAGTGCCTGGATCTGAGGTGTATTCCCGGCTATCTTCCTTCCTACCCAAG GAAGACGAGCAGGATATGGAAGTTGATACTGCAACATCTGGAGCTCAGGCACCGATTAAGAATCCTTTGCCAGAGCTTGAGATCTATTGCTACTTGCTTGTATTGATATTTCTAATCGACCAGAAGAAATACAATGAG GCTAAGGCTTGCTCCTCAGCAAGTATTGCTCGTCTGAAAACTGTCAACAGGAGGACTGTTGATGTACTAGCTTCTAGGCTTTACTTCTACTACTCTCTGTGTTATGAACTTACTGGTGATCTTGCCGAAATTCGAGG TAATCTCCTTGCATTGCATCGGATTGCAACATTACGCCATGATGAGTTGGGTCAG GAAACACTCCTTAATCTGCTGCTGCGGAATTATCTTCACTACAACTTGTACGATCAAGCAGAGAAATTGAGGTCAAAGGCCCCCCGTTTTGAAGCTCATTCAAATCAGCAG TTCAGCCGATACCTCTTTTACCTTGGAAAGATCAGGACAATCCAGTTGGAATACACTGATGCTAAAGAATCTCTTCTTCAAGCTGCTCGTAAAGCTCCTCAGGCTGCTCTTGGTTTCCGAGTTCAATGCAATAAATGGGCTATTATTGTCCGGTTATTGCTTGGAGAGATTCCAGAAAGGACTGTTTTTATGCAGAAAGGCATGGAGAAAGCATTAAGGCCATACTTTGAGCTGACAAAT GCTGTTCGCATAGGAGATCTGGAGTTATTTAGGAAAGTTGCTGAGAAGTTCTCCAGCACTTTTAGTTCAGATGGAACTAACAATTTGATTGTGAGACTCCGGCATAATGTCATTAGGACTGGGCTACGAAACATCAGTATCTCATACTCTCGGATCTCGCTGGTTGATGTTGCAAAAAAGCTGAGGTTGGATTCTCCAAACCCTGTTGCTGATGCTGAGAGTATCGTGTCCAAAGCAATTCGAGATGGTGCAATTGATGCGACGTTGGATCATGCGAATGGATGGATGGTATCGAAGGAGACTGGGGACATCTACTCTACAAATGAGCCTCAAATTGCTTTTAACTCAAGAATTGCCTTCTGTCTGAATATGCATAATGAGGCTGTGCGTGCTCTTCGATTTCCTCCAAATTCCCACAAGGAGAAAGAAAGTGCTGAGAAGAGGAGAGAGAGACAACAGCAAGAACAAGAGCTTGCTAAGCACATAGCTGAAGAGGATGATGATGATTTCTGA
- the LOC107812252 gene encoding putative 26S proteasome non-ATPase regulatory subunit 3 isoform X1: MEFLAFISVFYIAMVVVLISQVFFKTNRTVKDQSTPSVYDCSVDPSVLQDLKEIASMIESGANTSEVRKIYKAMRLTMKLRRKLKVSMLSAFLNYALGHVSEVHAQLSSYVPQQDKYDTQVDVEMSETEAHSTHLVPELETYCYLLVLIFLIDQKKYKEAKACSSESIVRLKNMNSRTDDVLASKLYSYYSLSYELAGDLAEIRGDLLALYRTATVRHNKLSQETLLNLLLRNYLHYNLYDQAEKFRSKAHCVEALSNQQFCRYLLYQGKIKTIQLEYTDAKDSLVQAVQKSPVTAVGFQIQCNKWAIIVQLLLGEIPERTVFTQKRMEKALRPYFELTNAIRIGDLELFRTADEKFSSIFNQDRTSNLIVRLRHNVIRAGLRNISASYSRISLADIAKKLNLDSENPVDDAENIVAKAIRDGAIDATLDHANGWLVSKATGDVYSTNEPQIAFNSRIAFCLNMHNEAVRALRFPQNLRNKQSAAT, translated from the exons ATGGAATTTTTAGCTTTTATCTCCGTTTTCTATATCGCAATGGTTGTTGTCTTGATTTCTCAAGTATTCTTCAAGACAAATCGAACGGTTAAAGATCAATCAACTCCTTCTGTATATGACTGCTCAGTTGATCCTTCTGTATTACAAG ATTTGAAGGAGATAGCATCAATGATTGAGAGTGGAGCAAATACAAGTGAAGTAAGGaagatatacaaggctatgagATTGACCATGAAACTCAGGAGGAAATTAAAGGTTTCAATGCTATCTGCTTTCTTGAATTATGCTCTTGGCCATGTTTCTGAGGTCCATGCACAGCTATCTTCATACGTGCCACAG CAGGATAAATATGACACTCAAGTTGATGTGGAAATGTCTGAAACTGAAGCCCATTCAACACATCTGGTGCCTGAGCTTGAGACTTATTGCTACTTGCTTGTTCTAATATTTCTGATTGATCAGAAAAAATACAAGGAG GCTAAGGCTTGTTCCTCAGAAAGTATTGTTCGTCTAAAGAATATGAATAGCAGAACTGATGATGTTCTTGCATCGAAGCTCTATTCCTACTACTCTTTAAGTTATGAACTTGCTGGTGATCTCGCCGAAATTCGAGG TGACCTGCTTGCTTTGTACCGAACTGCAACAGTACGCCATAATAAGTTGAGTCAA GAAACACTTCTCAATCTGTTACTGAGAAATTACCTTCACTATAACTTGTATGATCAAGCAGAAAAATTTCGCTCAAAGGCCCACTGTGTTGAAGCTCTTTCAAACCAACAG TTCTGTCGATACCTCCTCTACCAGGGAAAGATCAAGACAATTCAGTTGGAGTACACAGATGCCAAAGATTCTCTTGTACAAGCTGTGCAGAAAAGTCCAGTAACTGCAGTTGGTTTCCAAATACAATGCAATAAGTGGGCTATTATTGTCCAGTTATTGCTTGGAGAGATCCCTGAGAGGACTGTATTTACACAGAAAAGAATGGAGAAAGCATTGAGGCCATACTTTGAGCTGACAAAT GCTATTCGCATAGGAGATCTAGAGCTATTTAGAACAGCAGATGAGAAATTTTCCAGCATTTTCAACCAAGACAGAACAAGTAACTTGATTGTCAGACTCAGGCATAATGTCATAAGGGCAGGGCTTAGAAACATCAGCGCTTCGTACTCTCGTATTTCACTGGCTGACATTGCCAAGAAGCTAAACTTGGATTCTGAAAATCCAGTTGATGATGCTGAGAACATTGTAGCCAAAGCAATTCGAGATGGCGCAATTGATGCCACATTAGACCATGCCAATGGATGGTTGGTATCAAAAGCAACTGGGGATGTTTACTCCACAAATGAGCCTCAAATTGCTTTTAACTCAAGAATTGCCTTCTGTCTTAATATGCACAATGAGGCTGTCCGTGCTCTTCGATTTccacaaaatttgagaaataagCAAAGTGCGGCGACGTAG
- the LOC107812252 gene encoding putative 26S proteasome non-ATPase regulatory subunit 3 isoform X2, translated as MEFLAFISVFYIAMVVVLISQVFFKTNRTVKDQSTPSVYDCSVDPSVLQDLKEIASMIESGANTSEVRKIYKAMRLTMKLRRKLKVSMLSAFLNYALGHVSEVHAQLSSYVPQDKYDTQVDVEMSETEAHSTHLVPELETYCYLLVLIFLIDQKKYKEAKACSSESIVRLKNMNSRTDDVLASKLYSYYSLSYELAGDLAEIRGDLLALYRTATVRHNKLSQETLLNLLLRNYLHYNLYDQAEKFRSKAHCVEALSNQQFCRYLLYQGKIKTIQLEYTDAKDSLVQAVQKSPVTAVGFQIQCNKWAIIVQLLLGEIPERTVFTQKRMEKALRPYFELTNAIRIGDLELFRTADEKFSSIFNQDRTSNLIVRLRHNVIRAGLRNISASYSRISLADIAKKLNLDSENPVDDAENIVAKAIRDGAIDATLDHANGWLVSKATGDVYSTNEPQIAFNSRIAFCLNMHNEAVRALRFPQNLRNKQSAAT; from the exons ATGGAATTTTTAGCTTTTATCTCCGTTTTCTATATCGCAATGGTTGTTGTCTTGATTTCTCAAGTATTCTTCAAGACAAATCGAACGGTTAAAGATCAATCAACTCCTTCTGTATATGACTGCTCAGTTGATCCTTCTGTATTACAAG ATTTGAAGGAGATAGCATCAATGATTGAGAGTGGAGCAAATACAAGTGAAGTAAGGaagatatacaaggctatgagATTGACCATGAAACTCAGGAGGAAATTAAAGGTTTCAATGCTATCTGCTTTCTTGAATTATGCTCTTGGCCATGTTTCTGAGGTCCATGCACAGCTATCTTCATACGTGCCACAG GATAAATATGACACTCAAGTTGATGTGGAAATGTCTGAAACTGAAGCCCATTCAACACATCTGGTGCCTGAGCTTGAGACTTATTGCTACTTGCTTGTTCTAATATTTCTGATTGATCAGAAAAAATACAAGGAG GCTAAGGCTTGTTCCTCAGAAAGTATTGTTCGTCTAAAGAATATGAATAGCAGAACTGATGATGTTCTTGCATCGAAGCTCTATTCCTACTACTCTTTAAGTTATGAACTTGCTGGTGATCTCGCCGAAATTCGAGG TGACCTGCTTGCTTTGTACCGAACTGCAACAGTACGCCATAATAAGTTGAGTCAA GAAACACTTCTCAATCTGTTACTGAGAAATTACCTTCACTATAACTTGTATGATCAAGCAGAAAAATTTCGCTCAAAGGCCCACTGTGTTGAAGCTCTTTCAAACCAACAG TTCTGTCGATACCTCCTCTACCAGGGAAAGATCAAGACAATTCAGTTGGAGTACACAGATGCCAAAGATTCTCTTGTACAAGCTGTGCAGAAAAGTCCAGTAACTGCAGTTGGTTTCCAAATACAATGCAATAAGTGGGCTATTATTGTCCAGTTATTGCTTGGAGAGATCCCTGAGAGGACTGTATTTACACAGAAAAGAATGGAGAAAGCATTGAGGCCATACTTTGAGCTGACAAAT GCTATTCGCATAGGAGATCTAGAGCTATTTAGAACAGCAGATGAGAAATTTTCCAGCATTTTCAACCAAGACAGAACAAGTAACTTGATTGTCAGACTCAGGCATAATGTCATAAGGGCAGGGCTTAGAAACATCAGCGCTTCGTACTCTCGTATTTCACTGGCTGACATTGCCAAGAAGCTAAACTTGGATTCTGAAAATCCAGTTGATGATGCTGAGAACATTGTAGCCAAAGCAATTCGAGATGGCGCAATTGATGCCACATTAGACCATGCCAATGGATGGTTGGTATCAAAAGCAACTGGGGATGTTTACTCCACAAATGAGCCTCAAATTGCTTTTAACTCAAGAATTGCCTTCTGTCTTAATATGCACAATGAGGCTGTCCGTGCTCTTCGATTTccacaaaatttgagaaataagCAAAGTGCGGCGACGTAG